The Impatiens glandulifera chromosome 8, dImpGla2.1, whole genome shotgun sequence genome includes a window with the following:
- the LOC124912312 gene encoding uncharacterized protein LOC124912312: MASRLQQLQSKACQATQFVKKHGTAYHKQMLDQNKQYIQEPPTVETCNLLAKQLLYTRLASIPGRCESIWKEVDFVKHAWKNRQDLKVEDVGIAALFGIECFAWFCAGEIVGRGFTVTGYYP, from the exons ATGGCATCAAGGTTGCAACAACTGCAATCTAAGGCCTGTCAAGCTACACAGTTTGTGAAGAAGCATGGGACTGCTTACCACAAGCAGATGTTGGATCAGAACAAGCAGTACATTCAGGAGCCACCTACTGTTGAGACGTGCAACTTGTTGGCCAAACAATTGCTGTACACTCGCCTTGCTAG TATTCCTGGACGCTGTGAATCAATCTGGAAGGAAGTTGATTTTGTGAAGCATGCATGGAAGAACAGGCAAGATTTGAAGGTAGAAGATGTTGGAATCGCTGCTCTTTTCGGGATAGAGTGTTTTGCATGGTTTTGCGCAGGTGAGATTGTTGGAAGGGGATTCACTGTCACTGGTTACTACCCCTGA